The following are encoded in a window of Ranitomeya variabilis isolate aRanVar5 chromosome 6, aRanVar5.hap1, whole genome shotgun sequence genomic DNA:
- the THNSL1 gene encoding threonine synthase-like 1 has product MASLRSLHSIMKMSRFLFSNSLTHSKLSTLSSLVGEKNLILMGPPGSGKTSVGRILGQKLGCPVIDVDDDVLEKTWNMSVSNKLQDVGDEQFLEEEGKALLKFSASGSVISLTGSNPLHLSSMEHAKKNGIVVYLDVHSQDIIERLEQMKVDRIVGQRAGISIGDILKKRKHFYKKWHDVRVLCQTGDCVEVVADKVIDAVKRYQCVNSETFVSTRSREANQKQSKFFSDVVVEGLASDGGLYVPGSALPKLTDGEWRRLVQSSYIERAQVIMERCIHPADVPSVVLGEILERAYGDNFSCNKIAPVRHLSGNQFILELFHGPTASFKDLALQFMPHIFAYCIPKVCNHLVLVATSGDTGSAVLDGFSRLSDLDKRRIAVFCLYPENGISQVQKSQIIACQGENGLAVGVESDFDFCQKAIKEMFTNPEFTGFLTAEYGTSLSTANSINWARLLPQIVYHASAYLDLVCQGVITFGSPVDVCIPTGNFGNIMAALYAKQMGIPIRKFICASNQNHILTDFIKTGLYDLRGRELRQSFSPAIDILRSSNLERYLHLLANQDGRLVNELYSQLDSQGYFQLPDNLLRLLQHDLIGDWCSESDCVSAIRAVYGATGYLLDTHTAVAKVVADRVQDRTCPVIISCTAHYAKFAPVILHALGIEEIKQNPLTQLHVLNSFHPLPPAHKSLLGMLKDKDHHKTHKCQADSIHLMDCVENYLQSLFLKVH; this is encoded by the coding sequence ATGGCAAGTCTCCGCAGTCTGCATTCCATAATGAAAATGTCTAGGTTTCTGTTTTCAAATTCCTTGACACATTCCAAGCTCTCGACTCTCAGTTCTCTTGTTGGAGAGAAGAATTTGATCCTAATGGGTCCTCCAGGCTCCGGGAAGACCTCTGTTGGCAGAATACTTGGTCAAAAACTTGGTTGCCCCGTTATAGATGTAGATGATGACGTCCTTGAAAAAACTTGGAATATGAGCGTCTCCAATAAACTGCAGGATGTTGGTGATGAGCAATTTTTAGAAGAGGAAGGAAAAGCTCTTTTAAAGTTTTCAGCATCTGGAAGTGTAATTTCCCTTACGGGATCCAACCCTCTTCAccttagcagcatggaacacgctaAGAAAAACGGAATCGTTGTTTATCTTGATGTCCATTCACAGGATATTATTGAGAGGCTTGAACAAATGAAAGTGGATCGCATTGTTGGCCAAAGGGCCGGCATTTCAATAGGCGACATACTTAAGAAAAGGAAGCATTTTTATAAAAAGTGGCATGATGTGCGTGTACTTTGTCAGACGGGGGATTGCGTAGAAGTGGTTGCTGACAAAGTCATCGATGCCGTTAAAAGATATCAATGTGTCAATTCTGAAACCTTTGTTTCTACGAGATCTCGAGAAGCAAACCAAAAACAATCAAAATTTTTCAGTGATGTCGTCGTAGAAGGCTTGGCCAGTGATGGAGGACTTTATGTTCCTGGAAGCGCCCTTCCTAAGCTTACTGATGGTGAATGGAGAAGACTTGTCCAATCGTCATACATCGAAAGGGCTCAGGTGATAATGGAAAGGTGTATACATCCGGCTGACGTACCCTCTGTGGTTTTAGGTGAAATTCTTGAAAGAGCCTATGGTGACAACTTTTCTTGTAATAAAATTGCTCCCGTCAGACATTTGTCAGGGAATCAGTTCATCCTCGAACTATTTCATGGACCAACAGCTTCATTCAAGGACTTGGCCTTACAGTTTATGCCTCATATTTTTGCTTATTGCATTCCAAAAGTATGTAACCACCTAGTTTTGGTAGCGACGTCTGGAGACACAGGCAGTGCGGTGTTGGATGGATTCAGCCGCCTGAGTGACCTCGACAAGCGGAGAATTGCCGTATTTTGTCTCTATCCAGAAAATGGAATTAGCCAAGTGCAAAAATCACAAATTATTGCCTGCCAGGGAGAGAACGGATTAGCTGTGGGAGTGGAATCTGATTTTGATTTCTGTCAGAAAGCCATTAAAGAAATGTTCACTAATCCAGAATTCACTGGCTTTCTTACAGCTGAATATGGAACAAGTCTAAGTACCGCTAACTCCATCAACTGGGCCAGACTGCTTCCTCAGATCGTCTACCACGCGTCTGCCTACCTTGATCTGGTTTGTCAAGGCGTTATTACGTTCGGATCCCCAGTCGATGTGTGTATTCCCACTGGAAATTTTGGCAACATCATGGCTGCGCTTTATGCAAAACAAATGGGGATTCCTATCCGTAAATTTATCTGCGCGTCCAATCAAAATCACATTTTgactgattttataaaaactgggCTTTATGACCTCCGAGGAAGGGAGTTGCGTCAGTCCTTCTCCCCGGCGATTGATATCCTTAGATCGTCCAATTTAGAACGCTATTTGCATCTTCTTGCCAACCAAGATGGAAGACTTGTCAATGAACTCTACAGTCAATTGGATAGCCAAGGGTATTTTCAGCTACCAGATAATTTACTCCGTCTTTTACAGCATGACCTTATTGGCGACTGGTGCTCGGAGTCGGACTGCGTATCGGCAATCCGTGCCGTTTACGGTGCAACAGGATACCTCCTAGACACACACACAGCTGTTGCCAAAGTAGTTGCAGACAGGGTTCAGGACCGTACATGTCCAGTTATCATATCATGTACAGCTCATTACGCCAAGTTTGCACCTGTTATTTTACATGCATTAGGGATTGAAGAAATTAAGCAAAATCCATTAACTCAGCTCCATGTGTTGAATTCCTTCCACCCTTTGCCTCCGGCTCACAAGTCACTGCTAGGAATGCTCAAAGACAAAGACCATCACAAAACCCACAAATGCCAGGCTGATTCTATCCATCTCATGGACTGTGTCGAAAACTACCTACAAAGTCTATTTTTAAAGGTTCACTAA